From a region of the Armatimonas rosea genome:
- a CDS encoding Gfo/Idh/MocA family protein, with protein MAKKVAVIGYGAAFNMGRHHLREMERAGMVPTAVCDLDKERLKAARQDFPGIKTYTRVASLLSKTDVDLVTVITPHVAHAPLALQCLKAGRAVVIEKPMTITTAQCDRLIAESEKQGVLLSTYHNRHWDGHILKAMELIGSGEIGEVYKIEAHMGGWGQPREWWRTQRSISGGILYDWGVHLLEYALQILQPSELVEVSGYAKSGFWQDSLPYGDDTNEDEAQLTARFKDGRWLSLNVSHLDSHPKNERGVLEITGTKGTYIMHFDRFIIRKHEGTELTIREGKNAPSEGQKFYNNIAAALEGKEELIITPQWARRPVHILDLAVQSAQKGRAVPAKYA; from the coding sequence ATGGCAAAGAAAGTTGCGGTGATCGGCTATGGGGCTGCGTTTAACATGGGCCGGCATCACCTACGAGAGATGGAGCGGGCGGGGATGGTCCCCACCGCCGTGTGCGATCTGGACAAAGAGCGGCTCAAGGCCGCGCGGCAGGACTTTCCGGGGATCAAGACCTACACCCGGGTGGCGTCGCTCCTGAGCAAGACCGATGTGGACCTGGTGACGGTCATCACGCCGCACGTGGCGCACGCTCCGCTGGCGCTCCAGTGCTTGAAGGCCGGGCGCGCCGTGGTGATCGAGAAGCCCATGACCATCACGACCGCCCAGTGCGACCGGCTGATCGCGGAGTCCGAGAAGCAAGGGGTCTTGCTCTCGACCTACCACAACCGCCACTGGGACGGGCATATCCTCAAGGCGATGGAGCTGATTGGTAGCGGCGAGATCGGGGAGGTCTATAAGATCGAGGCGCACATGGGCGGCTGGGGCCAGCCTCGGGAGTGGTGGCGCACCCAGCGGAGCATCTCCGGCGGGATCCTCTACGACTGGGGCGTGCATCTTCTCGAGTACGCCCTCCAGATCCTCCAGCCCTCCGAGCTGGTTGAGGTGAGCGGCTACGCCAAGAGCGGCTTCTGGCAAGACTCGCTTCCCTACGGCGACGATACCAACGAGGACGAGGCGCAGCTGACGGCACGCTTCAAGGACGGCCGCTGGCTCTCGCTCAATGTCTCGCACCTCGATAGCCACCCGAAGAACGAGCGTGGTGTCCTGGAGATCACGGGGACGAAGGGCACCTATATCATGCACTTCGACCGCTTTATCATCCGCAAACACGAGGGCACGGAGCTGACGATCCGCGAGGGCAAGAACGCCCCGAGCGAGGGACAGAAGTTCTACAACAATATCGCGGCGGCACTCGAGGGAAAAGAGGAGCTGATCATCACCCCACAGTGGGCACGCCGCCCCGTGCATATCCTCGACCTGGCCGTCCAGAGCGCCCAGAAAGGCCGCGCGGTGCCGGCCAAGTACGCGTAG
- a CDS encoding phytanoyl-CoA dioxygenase family protein — protein sequence MKLTDSEKTKGALSGERLQEAVQTFNDVGYVVIEDAYDLAFLETVRVAYEVELERFIAGKGGLAALEGKTFGKNHIGFFPPLNLPVADSQLAAQPIAVQVMKALLGDDLQCAFFHTNTALPGSGIQPVHRDTGHLMGVPHPVATLVLNIPLCDFTVANGATEVWPGTHLTLGPVDDARAAAFPSTRTEVPVGSFILRDMRMWHRGMPNDADYPRTMYAIVYERGFLRTPTITVPKTTWESWSEDARHIFRHNQVVDDEAHSPRVWGS from the coding sequence ATGAAACTAACCGATTCGGAGAAGACGAAGGGGGCACTCTCCGGGGAGCGTCTGCAGGAGGCGGTGCAGACCTTCAACGATGTAGGCTACGTAGTGATTGAAGACGCCTACGACTTGGCATTTCTCGAGACCGTCCGCGTGGCCTACGAGGTCGAGCTGGAGCGCTTTATCGCGGGCAAAGGCGGGCTTGCGGCGCTGGAGGGCAAGACCTTTGGTAAGAACCATATCGGGTTTTTCCCCCCACTGAACCTCCCGGTCGCCGACTCGCAGCTGGCCGCGCAGCCGATTGCGGTGCAGGTGATGAAGGCGCTCCTGGGCGATGACCTGCAGTGTGCCTTCTTTCATACCAACACGGCGCTCCCTGGCTCGGGGATCCAGCCGGTCCACCGTGATACAGGGCACCTGATGGGAGTCCCACACCCGGTCGCCACACTGGTGCTAAATATTCCGCTCTGCGACTTCACGGTCGCCAATGGAGCGACCGAGGTCTGGCCGGGGACGCACCTCACGCTCGGCCCGGTGGACGATGCCCGGGCGGCGGCGTTTCCCTCCACCCGCACGGAGGTGCCGGTCGGGAGCTTCATCCTGCGGGACATGCGGATGTGGCACCGCGGCATGCCCAACGATGCCGACTACCCCCGGACGATGTACGCGATTGTCTACGAGCGGGGCTTTCTGCGCACACCGACGATCACCGTCCCCAAGACCACCTGGGAGTCGTGGAGCGAGGACGCGCGGCATATCTTCCGGCACAACCAGGTGGTCGACGACGAGGCGCACTCGCCGCGGGTCTGGGGCTCATGA
- a CDS encoding amino acid--[acyl-carrier-protein] ligase, whose product MSAPTPYTATAEEAYLDRLLAARLLLPTNLPGIYARGSAFTQLMEGLERAITRYGRTESTQILRCPPVLPRSIVEKCGYFQSFPNLLGCMCCFTGGTTEHEALLSAVDSGADLLPHLELSDVVLAPAACYYVYPYLTGTLPQAGKTTDIENWCYRHEPSLNPMRMRAFRMREFVHAGTPEQALGFRDSWIERAQAFLARLGLSATVAPADDPFFGAGERLMAAQTLKFELLIPIVSDTRPTAVMSSNYHKDHFGHLFDIRTPDGAAAHTTCIGFGMERIVLALLAQHGLQLSKWPTALREHLGLA is encoded by the coding sequence ATGAGTGCTCCGACTCCCTATACCGCTACCGCCGAAGAGGCCTATCTGGACCGCCTCCTTGCCGCGCGCCTCCTGCTCCCTACCAACCTGCCTGGCATCTATGCCCGTGGCTCGGCCTTTACCCAGCTCATGGAGGGCTTGGAGCGCGCCATCACCCGCTACGGCCGCACGGAGAGCACGCAGATTTTGCGCTGCCCGCCGGTCTTGCCACGGAGCATTGTCGAGAAGTGCGGCTACTTCCAGTCGTTTCCCAACCTGCTGGGCTGCATGTGCTGCTTCACCGGCGGCACGACCGAGCACGAGGCGCTCCTCAGCGCGGTGGACTCGGGCGCGGACCTACTCCCCCACCTCGAGCTCTCCGATGTCGTGCTGGCTCCGGCGGCCTGCTACTATGTCTATCCCTACCTCACGGGAACTCTCCCACAGGCGGGCAAGACCACCGATATCGAGAACTGGTGCTACCGCCACGAGCCGTCGCTGAACCCCATGCGGATGCGTGCCTTTCGGATGCGGGAGTTTGTTCACGCGGGCACCCCAGAGCAGGCGCTGGGCTTCCGCGACTCCTGGATCGAGCGTGCCCAAGCGTTTCTCGCCCGTCTTGGCCTCTCTGCCACGGTCGCGCCGGCCGACGACCCGTTCTTTGGCGCGGGCGAGCGGCTCATGGCGGCCCAAACCCTCAAGTTCGAGCTACTGATCCCGATTGTCTCCGACACGCGCCCGACCGCGGTGATGTCGTCGAACTACCACAAAGACCACTTCGGGCACCTGTTTGATATCCGCACCCCCGATGGCGCGGCGGCCCACACAACCTGCATTGGCTTTGGCATGGAGCGCATTGTCTTGGCGCTCCTCGCCCAGCACGGGCTCCAGCTCAGCAAGTGGCCCACCGCCCTCCGTGAGCACCTCGGGCTCGCCTAG
- a CDS encoding alpha-E domain-containing protein encodes MLSREADSCFWIGRYVERAEATARMLDVHYHATLEGVPGMLEWESVLAIADCAADFRKRHDQLNERTAIQYFVFDTDNPGSIVSALTYARENARSIREMVASEIWECLNMIYLELKEWDVDKALAGTPHAFFTKIKNAAHLFHGITYRTQLLNETRDWLRVGTFLERADQTVRLLDVKYHDLLPATRAGKPEIGGLGVGGPADIHGWIAVLRSVSAFEMYRKTHREGIHPAGVVDFLVLNPIFPASVRYSIGQTEEALRRVSGTSPSSPATCDPERLVGRLRAELNYARADEIIVGGLHEYLQSVQKRCTEIGGSITKTYLSYQ; translated from the coding sequence ATGCTTAGCCGAGAGGCCGACTCGTGTTTCTGGATCGGGCGCTATGTCGAGCGCGCCGAGGCCACGGCGCGCATGCTGGACGTGCACTACCACGCCACTCTCGAAGGGGTTCCTGGCATGCTGGAGTGGGAGTCCGTCCTCGCGATCGCCGACTGCGCCGCAGACTTTCGCAAGCGCCACGACCAGCTCAATGAGCGCACCGCCATCCAGTACTTTGTCTTCGACACGGACAACCCCGGCTCGATTGTCTCCGCCCTCACCTACGCCCGTGAGAACGCCCGCTCGATCCGGGAGATGGTGGCCTCGGAGATCTGGGAGTGCCTGAACATGATCTACCTGGAGCTGAAGGAGTGGGATGTCGATAAGGCGCTCGCTGGGACTCCGCATGCCTTCTTCACCAAGATCAAGAACGCGGCGCATCTCTTCCATGGGATCACCTACCGGACCCAGCTGCTCAACGAGACCCGCGACTGGCTCCGTGTCGGCACCTTCCTGGAGCGCGCCGACCAGACCGTCCGGCTTTTAGATGTCAAGTACCACGATCTCCTTCCCGCCACCCGGGCGGGAAAGCCCGAGATCGGTGGCCTGGGCGTCGGTGGGCCGGCGGATATCCATGGCTGGATCGCGGTCCTGCGCTCGGTGAGTGCCTTTGAGATGTACCGCAAGACCCACCGTGAGGGGATTCACCCGGCGGGGGTCGTGGACTTTCTGGTGCTCAACCCGATCTTCCCGGCATCGGTGCGCTACAGTATCGGCCAGACCGAGGAGGCGCTACGGCGTGTGAGCGGGACCTCGCCCAGCAGCCCTGCCACGTGCGACCCCGAGCGGCTGGTCGGACGACTCCGCGCTGAGCTCAACTACGCCCGCGCCGATGAGATCATTGTGGGGGGCTTGCACGAGTACCTCCAGAGTGTTCAGAAGCGCTGTACGGAAATTGGCGGTAGTATCACCAAAACGTATCTCTCGTATCAGTGA
- the queG gene encoding tRNA epoxyqueuosine(34) reductase QueG has translation MKQTDNPADENGRTGERRANRGDTPLTETVREYALTLFDAVGFTTPAAPGHAAFVDAWLEAGYHGEMSYLKTRKRLRGGPLNSQKLLGKARSVIVVAQSYDFGPLTPAERGEYKESDSSLSPRSTGVRGQAGAGGGQGQIARYARGADYHQVMWEKLNTLRDWLAEEFPGTVSRGYTDSGPIRERELAARAGLGWQGKHTNLISLKLGNFFFLGALLTSLKLEPDPPFDKHHCGTCTRCIAACPTGAIVAPMTLDARRCISYLTIELHGSIPEELRPLMGDHIFGCDDCLAACPWNDKAQAASEQKLYGGEGRVDLVALLALLATDEAFEARFAGSPILRTGRTGLRRNVCVALGNVGSPEAIPALETVAQTDPSEMVREHAHWALTRLCVRP, from the coding sequence TTGAAGCAAACCGATAATCCGGCCGATGAGAACGGCCGGACTGGAGAGCGCCGCGCTAACCGGGGGGACACTCCGCTCACTGAGACCGTCCGTGAGTACGCGCTGACGCTCTTTGACGCAGTCGGCTTTACCACGCCCGCCGCGCCCGGTCATGCGGCCTTTGTCGATGCCTGGCTGGAGGCGGGCTACCACGGCGAGATGAGCTACCTCAAGACCCGCAAGCGCCTGCGCGGCGGCCCGCTCAACTCGCAGAAGCTCCTGGGAAAAGCCCGCAGTGTGATCGTGGTCGCCCAGAGCTACGATTTTGGCCCCCTAACCCCCGCCGAGCGGGGGGAGTATAAGGAATCGGATTCCTCTTTGTCCCCCCGTTCCACGGGGGTTAGGGGGCAAGCGGGGGCAGGGGGGGGACAAGGCCAGATCGCGCGCTATGCCCGCGGCGCGGACTACCACCAGGTGATGTGGGAGAAGCTCAACACGCTGCGCGACTGGCTGGCGGAGGAGTTTCCGGGGACGGTCAGCCGGGGCTATACGGACTCCGGGCCGATCCGCGAGCGGGAGCTGGCGGCGCGGGCGGGCTTGGGCTGGCAGGGCAAGCACACAAACCTGATCTCGCTCAAGCTGGGGAATTTTTTCTTCTTAGGCGCACTCCTGACCTCGCTGAAGCTAGAGCCCGACCCGCCGTTTGACAAGCACCACTGCGGCACCTGCACGCGCTGTATCGCCGCCTGCCCCACGGGCGCGATTGTCGCTCCCATGACCCTGGATGCCCGCCGCTGCATCTCGTATCTCACCATCGAGCTCCACGGCAGCATCCCCGAGGAGCTGCGGCCGCTCATGGGGGACCATATCTTCGGCTGCGACGACTGCCTCGCGGCGTGTCCCTGGAACGACAAGGCCCAGGCGGCAAGCGAGCAAAAGCTCTACGGCGGCGAGGGGCGTGTGGACTTGGTCGCGCTACTGGCTCTCCTCGCCACCGACGAGGCCTTTGAGGCGCGCTTTGCCGGAAGCCCGATCCTGCGTACGGGGCGCACGGGGCTGCGGCGCAATGTCTGTGTGGCGTTGGGAAATGTCGGGAGCCCCGAGGCGATTCCCGCGCTGGAAACCGTCGCCCAGACCGATCCCTCCGAGATGGTGCGCGAGCACGCCCACTGGGCGCTTACTCGTCTATGCGTTCGACCGTGA
- a CDS encoding transglutaminase domain-containing protein, whose amino-acid sequence MIYRICHSTEYRYPGLVRNSHNELRLKPLSDLWQTCRRFELRVEPEARLFSYELPGGAVHHFSHRLPHHSLRIVAESEVESCKNNPFSHLDLITDDSPFYLQPSLYNNFCEYLDPTERVPNHRYIQLECEQIAASARQEVLSCSTAAFLVALTKLLHREFRYEPGSTHVHTKIEEIFIYRRGVCQDFAQVMLAVCRSQGIPARYVSGYLYTGHNGLVSNDATHAWVECLLPDGSWHGFDPTNDMVVNDAYIRTHTGRDYSDVAPVRGLYQGPPASKLDVVVTVERIDE is encoded by the coding sequence GTGATCTATCGCATTTGTCATAGCACCGAATACCGCTATCCCGGTCTGGTGCGTAACAGCCACAACGAGCTACGCTTGAAGCCTTTGAGCGACCTCTGGCAGACCTGCCGCCGCTTCGAGCTACGGGTCGAACCGGAGGCACGCCTCTTCAGCTACGAGCTACCGGGTGGCGCGGTCCACCACTTCAGCCACCGCTTGCCCCACCATAGCCTGCGGATAGTCGCGGAGTCTGAGGTGGAGAGCTGCAAGAACAACCCCTTCTCGCACCTGGATCTCATCACCGACGATAGCCCATTCTATCTCCAGCCGAGCCTCTACAATAATTTCTGTGAGTACCTCGACCCCACGGAGCGTGTCCCCAACCACCGCTATATCCAGCTGGAGTGCGAGCAGATCGCGGCGTCGGCGCGGCAGGAGGTGCTGAGCTGTAGCACGGCGGCCTTTCTGGTCGCGCTGACCAAGCTGCTCCACCGGGAGTTCCGCTACGAGCCGGGCAGCACCCATGTCCACACGAAGATCGAGGAGATCTTTATCTACCGCCGTGGGGTCTGCCAGGACTTTGCCCAGGTAATGCTGGCGGTCTGTCGGAGCCAGGGAATCCCGGCGCGCTATGTCAGCGGCTACCTCTACACGGGCCACAATGGGCTTGTCAGCAACGATGCGACCCACGCCTGGGTGGAGTGCCTCCTCCCCGATGGCAGCTGGCACGGTTTCGACCCCACGAATGATATGGTGGTCAACGATGCCTACATCCGCACCCACACCGGCCGGGACTACAGCGATGTCGCTCCGGTCCGCGGGCTCTACCAAGGCCCTCCCGCCAGCAAGCTCGATGTCGTGGTCACGGTCGAACGCATAGACGAGTAA
- a CDS encoding protein tyrosine phosphatase family protein, with amino-acid sequence MSLHTIRDFLWLDENLGTSGLVRPEQLELVAAEGFACVINLLPDESDAWFPEEPERVATLGMEFVRIPVLWRSPTRENLDAFCAAMDARQGQKLFVHCAANMRASAFLYLWRLRNGFDPTEALDDLHDIWHPDGVWAEFIEANR; translated from the coding sequence ATGAGCCTCCACACGATCCGGGACTTCCTCTGGCTCGACGAGAACCTTGGCACATCGGGGCTGGTGCGCCCCGAGCAGCTGGAGCTGGTCGCCGCCGAGGGCTTTGCGTGCGTGATAAACCTCCTCCCCGATGAGTCCGATGCCTGGTTCCCCGAGGAGCCGGAGCGGGTCGCTACGCTGGGGATGGAGTTTGTGCGGATTCCCGTGCTCTGGCGCAGCCCGACGCGGGAGAACCTCGACGCGTTCTGCGCCGCGATGGACGCGCGCCAGGGCCAGAAGCTCTTTGTCCACTGCGCTGCCAACATGCGGGCATCCGCGTTTCTCTACCTCTGGCGCCTGCGCAACGGCTTTGATCCGACCGAGGCCCTCGACGACCTACACGATATCTGGCACCCCGACGGGGTCTGGGCGGAGTTTATTGAAGCAAACCGATAA
- a CDS encoding circularly permuted type 2 ATP-grasp protein, whose product MWPKIRYCVGKWAVNVSLLETYEPGIFYDELMLPSGKPRAHSRALAEHLDAMSPTEFAQRARLAETLMMQQGITFNVYGAEGGVERAFPFDLVPRVLTAGEWETIEKGLTQRLTALNLFLWDIYHEQKILKDGVVPRALVMGAVHFRREFMGADPPGGVYVHICGTDLIRDTDGKFYVLEDNLRTPSGVSYMLENRAILARVMPQLFQDMGVRPIADYTSHLLHNLRALAPAHRSDDPTVVLLTPGVYNSAYYEHSYLAQQLGIPLVEGRDLIVEENIVSMKTTHGLKRVDVIYRRVDDDFLDPLIFRPDSQLGVAGLVNAYRAGNVALANSIGTGVADDKVIYAYVPEIIKYYLDQEVILPNVETYPAFEDKHREYILDNLDKLVVKAANESGGYGMLMGPQASLSEREVFAELVKANPRNYIAQPLIHLSRAPAFVEPGHFEGRHIDLRPFALCDRDLRVTIVPGGLTRVALRKGSYVVNSSQGGGSKDTWVLGKESRNA is encoded by the coding sequence ATGTGGCCCAAAATTCGCTATTGCGTCGGAAAGTGGGCTGTGAACGTGTCGCTTTTGGAAACCTATGAGCCGGGTATCTTTTACGATGAGCTGATGCTCCCCTCGGGCAAGCCGCGTGCGCACTCCCGCGCGCTCGCGGAGCACCTGGATGCGATGAGCCCCACCGAGTTTGCCCAGCGTGCGCGCCTCGCCGAGACCCTGATGATGCAGCAGGGAATCACGTTCAATGTCTATGGTGCCGAGGGTGGGGTCGAGCGGGCGTTTCCCTTTGATCTCGTCCCCCGTGTCCTCACCGCCGGCGAGTGGGAGACCATTGAGAAGGGCCTCACCCAGCGGCTCACAGCGCTCAATCTCTTTCTCTGGGATATCTACCACGAGCAGAAGATCCTCAAAGATGGGGTCGTTCCGCGCGCCTTGGTGATGGGAGCGGTTCACTTTCGCCGCGAGTTCATGGGGGCCGATCCCCCCGGCGGGGTCTATGTCCATATCTGCGGCACCGACCTGATCCGCGACACCGACGGCAAGTTCTATGTCCTGGAAGACAACCTCCGCACGCCATCGGGTGTCTCGTACATGCTGGAGAACCGTGCCATCCTGGCGCGCGTGATGCCCCAGCTCTTCCAGGACATGGGCGTCCGCCCCATCGCCGACTACACGTCGCACCTGCTCCACAACCTGCGCGCCCTCGCTCCCGCACACCGCAGCGACGATCCCACGGTCGTGCTCCTGACACCGGGGGTCTACAACAGCGCCTACTACGAGCACTCGTATCTGGCGCAGCAGCTGGGGATTCCTCTGGTCGAGGGCCGGGACTTGATTGTCGAGGAGAACATTGTCTCCATGAAGACCACCCACGGCCTCAAGCGGGTCGATGTGATCTACCGGCGCGTGGACGATGACTTTCTGGACCCGCTGATCTTCCGCCCGGACTCGCAGCTGGGGGTGGCGGGCCTGGTCAATGCCTACCGCGCGGGCAATGTGGCGCTCGCCAACTCGATTGGGACGGGGGTCGCCGACGATAAAGTGATCTATGCGTATGTGCCAGAGATTATCAAGTACTATCTAGACCAGGAGGTAATCCTGCCCAATGTCGAGACCTATCCCGCCTTTGAGGACAAGCACCGTGAGTACATCCTGGACAACTTAGACAAGCTCGTGGTCAAGGCGGCCAACGAGTCCGGGGGCTATGGGATGCTCATGGGGCCGCAGGCCAGCCTCTCAGAGCGCGAGGTCTTTGCTGAGCTGGTGAAAGCCAACCCGCGCAACTATATCGCCCAGCCGCTGATTCATCTCTCCCGCGCCCCCGCCTTCGTGGAGCCAGGGCACTTTGAGGGCCGCCATATCGACCTGCGCCCCTTCGCCCTCTGTGACCGGGACCTGCGCGTGACCATTGTCCCCGGCGGACTCACCCGTGTCGCGCTGAGAAAAGGCTCGTATGTCGTGAACTCGTCGCAGGGCGGCGGAAGTAAAGATACCTGGGTGCTTGGAAAGGAGAGCCGCAATGCTTAG